A single window of Streptomyces cathayae DNA harbors:
- a CDS encoding D-2-hydroxyacid dehydrogenase → MSTPSPTPATTASTASSPTPGAVPTLLVLDADPPPRLGGLTGRVRIEHADASTLAERLPHADVLLVWDFTSHAVRSAWPGGGPRPRWVHTASAGVDHLLCPELAASDTVVTNARGVFDLPIAEYVAALVLALAKDLPRTLEFQRERTWLHRESRKVAGTRACVVGSGPIGRAIAGTLEALGVTTALVGRTPRAGVHGSEDLDRLIARADWVISAAPLTEQTRGMFDARRFGVMQPSAHFVNVGRGPLVVEEALAEALGQHRIAGAALDVFEAEPLPPDSPLWRAPGLIVSPHMSGDTIGWRDELAAQFVELYELWEAGKPLVNVVDKQRGYVPGH, encoded by the coding sequence ATGTCCACCCCCTCGCCCACCCCCGCGACCACCGCCTCGACCGCCTCTTCGCCCACGCCGGGGGCCGTCCCCACGCTGCTCGTCCTGGACGCCGACCCGCCGCCCCGGCTGGGCGGGCTGACCGGCAGGGTCCGGATCGAGCACGCGGACGCCTCGACGCTCGCCGAGCGCCTCCCGCACGCCGACGTGCTGCTGGTCTGGGACTTCACCTCGCACGCGGTGCGTTCCGCCTGGCCGGGCGGGGGGCCGCGGCCGCGCTGGGTGCACACCGCGAGCGCCGGAGTGGATCACCTTCTCTGTCCGGAACTCGCCGCCTCCGACACGGTGGTCACCAACGCGCGGGGCGTCTTCGACCTGCCGATCGCCGAGTACGTCGCCGCTCTCGTGCTGGCGCTGGCGAAGGACCTGCCGCGGACGCTGGAGTTCCAGCGGGAGCGGACCTGGCTCCACCGCGAGTCGCGCAAGGTCGCCGGGACCCGTGCCTGCGTCGTCGGGTCGGGGCCGATCGGCCGGGCGATCGCCGGCACGCTCGAGGCGCTCGGCGTCACCACCGCGCTGGTCGGCCGCACCCCGCGCGCGGGGGTGCACGGCTCCGAGGACCTGGACCGGCTGATCGCCCGCGCGGACTGGGTGATCTCCGCCGCGCCGCTGACCGAGCAGACCCGGGGCATGTTCGACGCCCGCCGCTTCGGGGTGATGCAGCCGTCCGCCCACTTCGTCAACGTCGGGCGCGGGCCGCTGGTCGTCGAGGAGGCGCTCGCCGAGGCCCTCGGGCAACACCGGATCGCGGGCGCCGCCCTGGACGTCTTCGAGGCCGAGCCGCTCCCCCCGGACAGCCCGCTGTGGCGGGCCCCCGGGCTGATCGTGTCGCCGCACATGAGCGGGGACACGATCGGCTGGCGCGACGAACTCGCCGCCCAGTTCGTGGAGTTGTACGAGCTCTGGGAGGCGGGCAAGCCGCTGGTGAACGTGGTCGACAAACAGCGCGGGTACGTACCCGGGCACTGA
- a CDS encoding DUF3830 family protein: MMDRYVEVSLAKRGITCTARLLDDRAPITCAAVWDALPLSGDVYHAKYARNEVYALFPPFAKAEPPLENPTVTPVPGDLCYFSFAGAELGTRAYGYDREVGPGATVVDLALFYERNNLLLNGDVGWVPGIVWGQVVEGLAEMADGCNDLWRGGAQGETLSFRRA; this comes from the coding sequence ATGATGGACCGATATGTCGAGGTCTCGCTGGCCAAACGCGGAATCACCTGTACGGCCCGGTTGCTCGACGACCGTGCGCCGATCACCTGCGCGGCCGTCTGGGACGCCCTGCCCCTGTCCGGCGACGTCTACCACGCCAAATACGCGCGCAACGAGGTCTACGCCCTGTTCCCGCCCTTCGCGAAGGCGGAACCGCCGCTGGAGAACCCGACCGTCACACCCGTCCCGGGAGACCTCTGCTACTTCTCCTTCGCGGGCGCGGAACTGGGCACCAGGGCCTACGGCTACGACCGCGAGGTCGGCCCGGGTGCCACGGTCGTCGACCTGGCCCTGTTCTACGAGCGGAACAACCTGCTGCTGAACGGCGACGTGGGCTGGGTGCCCGGCATCGTCTGGGGCCAGGTCGTGGAGGGCCTGGCGGAGATGGCCGACGGGTGCAACGACCTGTGGCGCGGCGGCGCGCAGGGGGAGACGCTCAGCTTCCGGCGGGCGTGA
- the ehuC gene encoding ectoine/hydroxyectoine ABC transporter permease subunit EhuC, whose translation MTSGLWELVLKGVWVTIQLLVLSALLATAVSFVVGVARTHRLKFVRFLAGFYTEVFRGTSALVMIFWVFFVLPPAFGWQLVPLWAGTLALGLTYGAYGSEIVRGALAAVDPAQREGGIALSFTPTQRLRLILLPQAVPEMIPPFSNLLIELLKGTALVSIMGMGDLAFSGNLVRLALQESAEIYTYILVIYFVIAFLLTRVMRGLEKKLKAGVGRTPKHDPDVELKRAETTNAGGAV comes from the coding sequence ATGACCTCAGGACTCTGGGAACTCGTACTCAAGGGCGTCTGGGTCACGATCCAGCTGCTGGTCCTCAGCGCGCTGCTGGCGACGGCGGTCTCCTTCGTGGTGGGCGTCGCGCGCACCCACCGGCTGAAGTTCGTCCGCTTCCTCGCGGGCTTCTACACCGAGGTGTTCCGCGGTACCTCGGCACTGGTGATGATCTTCTGGGTGTTCTTCGTGCTGCCCCCGGCCTTCGGCTGGCAGCTGGTGCCGCTGTGGGCGGGCACGCTGGCCCTGGGCCTGACCTACGGCGCCTACGGTTCGGAGATCGTGCGCGGTGCGCTGGCCGCCGTCGATCCCGCCCAGCGCGAGGGCGGCATCGCGCTCAGCTTCACGCCCACCCAGCGGCTGCGGCTGATCCTGCTGCCGCAGGCGGTGCCGGAGATGATCCCGCCGTTCTCCAACCTGCTGATCGAGCTGCTCAAGGGCACCGCCCTGGTGTCCATCATGGGCATGGGCGATCTGGCGTTCAGCGGCAACCTGGTGCGCCTCGCGCTGCAGGAGAGCGCCGAGATCTACACGTACATCCTGGTGATCTACTTCGTGATCGCCTTCCTGCTCACCCGGGTCATGCGCGGTCTGGAGAAGAAGCTGAAGGCCGGGGTCGGCAGGACGCCGAAGCACGACCCGGACGTGGAGCTGAAGCGGGCCGAGACCACCAACGCGGGAGGTGCGGTCTGA
- the ehuB gene encoding ectoine/hydroxyectoine ABC transporter substrate-binding protein EhuB: MAPPLARPLRRRGDTSGPTGPSRRSLLAGVAALGALGAAGCSRVPTEASTNGGDLLSRLKAAGVVRLGIAGEIPFGYIDRNGRLTGEAPELAKVIFKRLGVDRVQPVPTEFGSLIPGLNSQQFDVVAAGMYVNPARCEQVIFSDPDYQMLDSFIVRKGNPKGLTSYRDVVEKKAKFATGTGYAEIAYAVEAGYPEGDILIVPDQVAGLNAVEAGRVDVFAGTALTTREVVKKSAKAEVTEPFKPIVDGKPHVDGGAFAFRPTETNLRDAFNVELGKLKESGELLRILRPFGFTEDEMTDLTAKELCGG, from the coding sequence ATGGCTCCACCACTGGCAAGACCACTGAGACGACGCGGAGACACTTCCGGCCCGACCGGGCCCTCACGCCGATCGCTGCTCGCGGGGGTCGCGGCGCTCGGCGCACTCGGCGCGGCGGGCTGCTCGCGCGTGCCCACCGAGGCAAGTACCAACGGCGGTGACCTGCTGTCCCGGCTCAAGGCGGCGGGCGTGGTCCGCCTGGGCATCGCCGGCGAGATCCCCTTCGGCTACATCGACAGGAACGGCAGACTGACCGGCGAGGCACCGGAACTCGCCAAGGTCATCTTCAAACGGCTCGGGGTGGACCGGGTCCAGCCCGTGCCCACCGAGTTCGGCTCGCTGATCCCGGGGCTGAACTCGCAGCAGTTCGACGTCGTGGCCGCCGGGATGTACGTCAACCCCGCCCGCTGCGAGCAGGTCATATTCTCCGACCCCGACTACCAGATGCTCGATTCGTTCATCGTGCGCAAGGGCAACCCGAAGGGGCTGACCAGTTACCGGGACGTCGTCGAGAAGAAGGCGAAGTTCGCCACCGGCACCGGGTACGCGGAGATCGCGTACGCGGTCGAGGCCGGGTATCCGGAGGGCGACATCCTGATCGTCCCCGACCAGGTCGCCGGGCTGAACGCGGTGGAGGCCGGGCGGGTCGACGTCTTCGCCGGTACGGCGCTCACCACCCGCGAGGTGGTCAAGAAGTCGGCCAAGGCCGAGGTCACGGAGCCCTTCAAGCCGATCGTCGACGGCAAGCCGCACGTCGACGGCGGCGCGTTCGCCTTCCGGCCGACCGAGACGAATCTGCGGGACGCGTTCAACGTCGAGCTGGGCAAACTGAAGGAGAGCGGCGAGCTGCTGCGCATCCTCAGGCCGTTCGGTTTCACCGAGGACGAGATGACGGATCTGACCGCGAAGGAGCTGTGCGGCGGATGA
- the ehuD gene encoding ectoine/hydroxyectoine ABC transporter permease subunit EhuD: protein MKWDWNAVSEFMPYFWDGLLVTLQILVFGSLISFVLGLVWALLMRVPSRWVTWPVGAVTEFVRNTPLLVQLFFLFYVLPEWGLTFSALATGVFAIGLHYSTYTMQVYRAGIEAVPVGQWEAATALNLPLRRTWTAVILPQAVRRVVPALGNYVISMLKDTPLLMAITVLEMLGEARLFAQQHFQFTEPLTVIGIAFIVISYLASLALRALERRLVH, encoded by the coding sequence ATGAAGTGGGACTGGAACGCGGTCTCCGAGTTCATGCCGTACTTCTGGGACGGTCTGCTGGTCACCCTGCAGATCCTGGTGTTCGGCTCACTGATCTCGTTCGTCCTCGGCCTGGTGTGGGCCCTGCTGATGCGGGTGCCGTCCCGCTGGGTGACCTGGCCGGTCGGCGCGGTGACGGAGTTCGTCCGCAACACCCCGCTGCTGGTGCAGCTGTTCTTCCTGTTCTACGTGCTGCCCGAGTGGGGCCTGACCTTCTCGGCGCTGGCCACGGGTGTCTTCGCCATCGGTCTGCACTACTCGACGTACACGATGCAGGTCTACCGCGCGGGCATCGAGGCCGTGCCGGTGGGCCAGTGGGAGGCGGCGACGGCACTGAACCTGCCGCTGCGCCGGACGTGGACCGCGGTGATCCTGCCGCAGGCCGTGCGCAGGGTCGTGCCCGCGCTCGGCAACTACGTCATCTCGATGCTGAAGGACACGCCCCTGCTGATGGCGATCACCGTGCTGGAGATGCTCGGTGAGGCGCGCCTCTTCGCCCAGCAGCACTTCCAGTTCACCGAGCCCCTGACGGTGATCGGCATCGCCTTCATCGTCATCTCCTACCTGGCCTCCCTTGCCCTGCGAGCCCTGGAGCGACGCCTTGTCCACTGA
- a CDS encoding amidase produces MSESTEPTGLTDLTAVRLLDGYRRGEFGPVAVTRAALERAEAVQPEVNAFVRLFAEEALERAAASEERWRRGEPRGLLDGVPVTVKDILLLRGAPTLRGSRSVDPAGRWDEDAPSVARLREHGAVFLGKTTTPEFGWKGVTDSPLSGVTRNPHDPARTAGGSSGGAAAAVALGAGPLALGTDGGGSVRIPAAFCGIFALKPTYGRVPLYPASAFGTLAHVGPMTRDAADAALLMDVIGGPDSRDWSALAPAPGSFREGLDGGVRGLRVAYSPSLGGQVAVEPEVAAAVRRTVERLAALGAYVEETDPDLTDPVDAFHTLWFAGAARVVQHLTRERRELLDPGLREICGEGARRSALDYLAAVDVRMDLGRRMGLFHDTHDLLVTPALPRTAFEAGVEVPKGSGHRRWTGWTPFTYPFNLTQQPAASVPVGTDAAGLPIGVQLVGARHADALVLRAAHALFGSGAAEAVRPPGITPAGS; encoded by the coding sequence ATGTCCGAGTCCACCGAGCCCACCGGGCTCACCGACCTGACCGCCGTGCGGCTCCTCGACGGTTACCGCCGGGGCGAGTTCGGTCCCGTGGCGGTGACCCGCGCGGCACTGGAGCGGGCCGAGGCGGTCCAGCCGGAGGTGAACGCGTTCGTCCGGCTGTTCGCCGAGGAGGCTCTGGAGCGGGCCGCCGCCTCCGAGGAACGGTGGCGGCGCGGTGAGCCGCGCGGGCTGCTGGACGGGGTGCCGGTCACGGTGAAGGACATCCTGCTGCTGCGCGGCGCCCCGACGCTGCGCGGCTCGCGCTCCGTCGACCCGGCGGGCCGCTGGGACGAGGACGCCCCGTCGGTGGCGCGGCTGCGGGAGCACGGCGCCGTCTTCCTCGGCAAGACGACGACCCCCGAGTTCGGCTGGAAGGGGGTGACGGACTCCCCGCTCAGCGGTGTCACCCGCAACCCGCACGACCCCGCGCGGACCGCGGGCGGTTCCAGCGGGGGCGCGGCGGCGGCGGTGGCGCTGGGCGCGGGACCGCTGGCCCTGGGGACGGACGGCGGCGGCAGTGTCCGCATCCCGGCGGCGTTCTGCGGGATCTTCGCGCTGAAGCCGACGTACGGGAGGGTGCCGCTGTATCCGGCGAGCGCCTTCGGCACGCTGGCGCACGTCGGCCCGATGACGCGGGACGCGGCGGACGCGGCGCTGCTGATGGACGTGATCGGCGGGCCGGACTCCCGCGACTGGTCGGCGCTCGCGCCGGCCCCCGGCTCCTTCCGGGAGGGGCTGGACGGCGGGGTGCGGGGGCTGCGGGTGGCGTACTCGCCGTCGCTGGGCGGCCAGGTGGCGGTGGAGCCCGAAGTGGCGGCGGCGGTACGGCGGACGGTGGAGCGACTGGCCGCGCTCGGCGCGTACGTGGAGGAGACCGACCCGGACCTCACCGACCCGGTGGACGCCTTCCACACCCTGTGGTTCGCCGGGGCCGCCCGGGTGGTGCAGCACCTCACGCGGGAGCGGCGGGAACTGCTGGACCCCGGGCTGCGGGAGATCTGCGGCGAAGGCGCCCGCCGGTCGGCGCTGGACTACCTGGCGGCGGTGGACGTCCGGATGGACCTGGGCCGGCGCATGGGTCTCTTCCACGACACCCACGACCTCCTCGTCACCCCGGCCCTGCCGCGGACGGCGTTCGAGGCGGGCGTGGAGGTACCGAAAGGTTCCGGCCACCGACGCTGGACGGGCTGGACCCCGTTCACCTATCCGTTCAACCTGACCCAGCAGCCCGCGGCGAGCGTCCCCGTGGGCACCGACGCGGCCGGTCTGCCGATCGGGGTGCAGCTCGTGGGCGCCCGCCACGCCGACGCGCTGGTGCTGCGGGCGGCCCACGCGCTCTTCGGGAGCGGAGCCGCCGAAGCCGTCCGGCCGCCCGGGATCACGCCCGCCGGAAGCTGA
- a CDS encoding maleate cis-trans isomerase family protein: MDVSFIGGPGPQRGVGVVAPFDFALDRELWRWTPDDVSLHLTRTPYVPVEVSLDLARLISEHETLGNAVSTLTAVGPEVVAYACTSGSFVGGVLGERAMCEAMSRTGAVPAITTSGALLEALVELDVRRVALVTPYTVSVTRSLEQYVAQAGVTVTGCAYMGLTRQIWRVAYREVVDMARRATARGRLGAADALFLSCTNLPTYDVIPQLEAELRIPVISANQVTMWAALRRLGTRAVGPYQALIDTSARVTTGPGNETGTGAEAVLPDRTSGAVLPRSPVPPPAPVLPDGPRAPGVQGAQGVQGAQGVPGAQGVSGVPDEKQQEGWT; encoded by the coding sequence ATGGACGTCTCCTTCATCGGCGGTCCCGGCCCGCAGCGCGGTGTCGGCGTGGTCGCCCCCTTCGACTTCGCGCTGGACCGCGAGCTCTGGCGCTGGACGCCGGACGACGTGTCCCTGCATCTCACCCGAACGCCGTACGTGCCGGTCGAGGTCAGCCTGGACCTCGCCCGGCTGATCAGCGAACACGAGACCCTCGGCAACGCGGTGAGCACGCTCACCGCGGTCGGTCCCGAGGTCGTCGCCTACGCCTGCACGTCCGGCAGTTTCGTCGGCGGGGTCCTGGGGGAGCGCGCCATGTGCGAGGCGATGAGCAGGACCGGCGCGGTCCCGGCGATCACCACCTCCGGCGCGCTGCTGGAGGCGCTGGTGGAACTGGACGTACGGCGGGTGGCGCTGGTGACGCCGTACACCGTGTCGGTGACCCGGTCGCTGGAGCAGTACGTGGCGCAGGCCGGGGTCACGGTGACAGGCTGTGCGTACATGGGTCTGACCCGGCAGATCTGGCGGGTCGCCTACCGGGAGGTGGTGGACATGGCCCGGCGGGCGACGGCGCGCGGCCGGCTCGGCGCGGCGGACGCGCTGTTCCTCTCCTGCACCAACCTGCCGACGTACGACGTGATCCCGCAGCTGGAGGCGGAACTGCGCATACCGGTCATCTCGGCCAACCAGGTGACCATGTGGGCGGCGTTGCGCCGATTGGGTACCCGGGCGGTGGGACCGTATCAGGCGCTGATCGACACGTCGGCGCGTGTCACGACCGGGCCCGGGAACGAGACCGGGACCGGCGCCGAGGCCGTACTGCCGGACCGGACGTCCGGCGCGGTGCTGCCGCGGAGCCCGGTGCCGCCGCCCGCTCCGGTACTGCCGGACGGGCCCCGGGCGCCGGGCGTGCAAGGTGCTCAGGGCGTGCAAGGTGCTCAGGGCGTTCCGGGCGCGCAGGGTGTGTCGGGGGTGCCGGACGAGAAGCAGCAGGAAGGCTGGACATGA
- a CDS encoding maleate cis-trans isomerase family protein produces MTALGFLYPGHAAEDDYPRAEQLLGSDIRVDLVHTDIGEDAHRVDALLAMGDADRLAAGVGELRRAGVDAVVWACTSGSFVRGWEGAQEQVRALARTAGTPASSTSFAFVHAAREIGARRVAVGATYPDDVAALFADFLAAGSVTVTGVTSSGIITAAEVGTWGEAELFALARAADHPDARAVLLPDTALHTLAHLPALEKELGKPVLTANQVTVWEALRLADRRVNAPSLGALFTREPIVQV; encoded by the coding sequence ATGACCGCACTGGGATTCCTCTATCCGGGACACGCCGCCGAGGACGACTATCCGCGCGCCGAGCAGCTGCTGGGCAGTGACATCCGGGTGGACCTGGTGCACACCGACATCGGTGAGGACGCGCACCGGGTCGACGCGCTGCTCGCGATGGGCGACGCCGACCGGCTCGCGGCCGGCGTCGGGGAGCTGCGGCGCGCGGGCGTCGACGCGGTGGTGTGGGCCTGCACCAGCGGCAGCTTCGTACGCGGCTGGGAGGGCGCGCAGGAGCAGGTGCGCGCCCTCGCCCGGACGGCGGGCACCCCGGCCTCCTCCACCTCGTTCGCCTTCGTGCACGCGGCCCGGGAGATCGGGGCGCGGCGGGTCGCCGTCGGCGCGACCTACCCGGACGACGTGGCCGCGCTCTTCGCCGACTTCCTGGCCGCCGGCTCGGTGACGGTGACGGGGGTGACCAGTTCCGGGATCATCACGGCGGCGGAGGTAGGCACCTGGGGCGAGGCCGAGCTGTTCGCCCTGGCCCGCGCGGCCGACCACCCGGACGCCCGGGCGGTCCTCCTGCCCGACACGGCCCTGCACACGCTCGCCCACCTCCCGGCCCTGGAGAAGGAGCTCGGCAAACCGGTCCTCACCGCCAACCAGGTCACCGTCTGGGAGGCCCTGCGCCTGGCCGACCGCAGGGTGAACGCCCCTTCCCTGGGCGCCCTGTTCACCCGGGAGCCGATCGTGCAGGTGTGA
- the ehuA gene encoding ectoine/hydroxyectoine ABC transporter ATP-binding protein EhuA, with protein MIRLERVTKRFGHHTVLDNLDFSVDAGKHVTLIGPSGSGKTTILRLLMTLLKPDEGTVTVDGDQLYPAPEKQVREIRKKIGMVFQQFNLFPNMTVLRNITEAPVTVLGMSKDEAEERARELLEMVGLTEHVDKHPAQLSGGQQQRVAIARALAMRPQVLLLDEVTSALDPELVAGVLDVLRDIARSTDITMLCVTHEMNFARDISDRVLMFDSGRIIEAGAPEKIFSEPEHDRTREFLSAVL; from the coding sequence CTGATCCGGCTGGAGCGGGTCACCAAGCGGTTCGGTCACCACACGGTCCTCGACAACCTGGACTTCTCCGTGGACGCCGGCAAGCACGTCACCCTGATCGGGCCGTCCGGGTCGGGCAAGACCACGATCCTGCGCCTGCTGATGACCCTGCTGAAGCCCGACGAGGGCACGGTCACCGTCGACGGGGACCAGCTGTACCCCGCACCCGAGAAGCAGGTCCGCGAGATCCGCAAGAAGATCGGCATGGTCTTCCAGCAGTTCAACCTGTTCCCGAACATGACGGTGCTGCGGAACATCACCGAGGCCCCGGTCACCGTGCTCGGCATGTCGAAGGACGAGGCCGAGGAGCGGGCGCGGGAGCTGCTGGAGATGGTCGGGCTGACCGAGCACGTCGACAAGCACCCCGCGCAGCTGTCCGGCGGTCAGCAGCAGCGGGTGGCGATCGCGCGGGCGCTGGCCATGCGGCCGCAGGTGCTGCTGCTGGACGAGGTGACCTCGGCGCTGGACCCGGAGCTGGTCGCGGGTGTCCTGGACGTGCTGCGGGACATCGCCCGCTCCACCGACATCACCATGCTCTGCGTCACCCACGAGATGAACTTCGCCCGGGACATCTCCGACCGCGTCCTGATGTTCGACTCGGGCCGGATCATCGAGGCCGGCGCCCCGGAGAAGATCTTCAGCGAGCCGGAGCACGACCGCACCCGGGAGTTCCTCAGCGCGGTCCTGTGA
- a CDS encoding LLM class flavin-dependent oxidoreductase yields the protein MAADDTAADEIRGTAQGTAPVPLSVLDLVTVGAGHTATEALRTGVDLARLAEARGFHRFWVAEHHSMPGVASSSPAVILAHLAAHTDRIRLGSGGVMLPNHAPLVIAEQFGTLEAMAPGRIDLGLGRAPGTDGATAAALRRTERLNEGADDFPQQLAELTRFLDDDFPDGHRYRRIHAVPGPVQATSPGGVQSTHRPPVWLLGSSGFSARLAGLLGLPFAFAHHFSAQNTVPALDLYRESFTPSDVLEAPYALIGVSALATDDEKEARRQVLAAALNMVRLRTGRPGLVPTPEEAEAYPFSPMEQDFVESWNANVVHGTPDEVRAGLDDLQKRTGADELMITANAHSGDIRLRSYELIADAYGLPTTSA from the coding sequence GTGGCCGCAGACGACACCGCAGCCGACGAGATCCGAGGCACGGCACAGGGCACCGCCCCCGTGCCGCTGTCCGTCCTCGACCTGGTCACCGTGGGTGCCGGCCACACCGCCACCGAGGCGCTGCGCACGGGTGTCGACCTCGCCCGGCTCGCCGAGGCACGCGGCTTCCACCGGTTCTGGGTCGCCGAGCACCACTCCATGCCGGGTGTGGCGTCCTCGTCCCCGGCGGTGATCCTGGCCCACCTCGCCGCGCACACCGACCGCATCCGGCTCGGCTCGGGCGGGGTGATGCTGCCCAACCACGCCCCGCTCGTCATCGCCGAGCAGTTCGGCACGCTCGAGGCCATGGCCCCCGGCCGGATCGACCTCGGCCTCGGCCGCGCCCCCGGCACCGACGGCGCCACCGCCGCCGCCCTGCGCCGCACCGAGAGGCTGAACGAGGGCGCCGACGACTTCCCCCAGCAGCTCGCCGAGCTGACCCGCTTCCTGGACGACGACTTCCCCGACGGCCACCGCTACCGCCGCATCCACGCCGTCCCCGGCCCGGTCCAGGCGACCTCGCCCGGCGGGGTGCAGTCGACGCACCGGCCGCCGGTCTGGCTGCTCGGCTCCTCCGGCTTCAGCGCCCGGCTGGCCGGCCTGCTCGGCCTGCCGTTCGCCTTCGCCCACCACTTCTCCGCGCAGAACACCGTCCCCGCGCTGGACCTCTACCGCGAGTCGTTCACCCCGAGCGACGTCCTCGAGGCGCCCTACGCCCTGATCGGGGTCTCCGCGCTCGCGACCGACGACGAGAAGGAGGCCCGGCGCCAGGTCCTGGCCGCCGCGCTCAACATGGTCCGGCTGCGCACCGGCCGCCCCGGCCTGGTGCCCACCCCCGAGGAGGCGGAGGCGTACCCGTTCTCGCCGATGGAGCAGGACTTCGTCGAGTCCTGGAACGCCAACGTCGTGCACGGCACCCCGGACGAGGTCCGCGCCGGTCTGGACGACCTGCAGAAGCGCACCGGCGCCGACGAGCTGATGATCACGGCCAACGCGCACAGCGGTGACATACGCCTGCGTTCCTACGAACTCATCGCCGACGCCTACGGGTTGCCCACGACGTCCGCCTGA